Sequence from the Nasonia vitripennis strain AsymCx chromosome 5, Nvit_psr_1.1, whole genome shotgun sequence genome:
CTTCAGCTCGACCTCGTCGAACATGTCGAGGGAGTCTTTCTGCGAGCCGTAGTCCGAGGAGATGGAGGGGTGCCTCGTGCTCGGTGTCTGCTGTTTCTTGTAGCTCGAGGCCACGGAAGAGATGCTCGACGAGCTGGAGTTGCGTCGGTTCGCGGATGTCTTGTAGGACAGTCGGCTCTCGTTGGAGAAGCCGTTGGTGAGATCGTTGTGGTTCTTGGCGTGCTTGCGCAGGGAGGACGGGTCCGTGTAGCGCTTTCCGCAGCCCGCCACTTGACATGCGTATGGTTTCTGCGAGGGAATGAAAAGCGTCGATATGAGGAACACGGGAAAAACTAAATCGGCCACGCAGTAGCGCCTCTTATCAGCTTCGGTATTTTCGATAATATTTACAACCTCTTCGCGACCGGATGTTTTCGACATTACAAAATCTAGTCCAATTACCGTGTCGTAGTGGGTGCGCTGGTGCTTCGCGCGgtcgctgctgttgctgaaAGCTTTGGTGCATCCCTGGTGCTGGCAGCCGTAGGGTCGCTCGCCTGTGTGCGATCTCTGGTGGATCTTCAGGTTCTCGTGGCGAGAGAAGGCCTTTTCGCAGCCGGCGAACTGAAAGCGCGAGTCAAGCTTATCGATGCGTCCAAATTCTTCAATTTTAACAATACCTAGTTGAAATACTCACGGGACACTTGTTGGGCTTCTCGCCGCTGTGGACTCTCATGTGGATGAGCAGCTTGTATCTGGCGTTGAAGGGCCTGTCCCTCGAGCAGCCCTGCCAGTGGCAGGCGAACTGACCATCGTCTTGCGCCAGGTCCTTGCTGGAGCCTTTGAAGTCTCTGCTCTTGGCGTCCTTGTCCCTGTGGACGCGTCGGTTGCTTCCGTGGGCGCTGAATAAAAGTTTCCAGGTTATCTCTGCTGATCGCGTTGAAAGATCTCAGTGAGGAGACTATATGGAGAAATAGTTACCTGACGTCCATGCGAACGTGCCTGGTCTCGATGTGCTCGACCAAGCGCTGCTGGGCGGTGAACGTGCAGCCGCAGTCCAGCCACCGGCAGGGGTACATGGCAGTGGAGTTGTCGTCCGACTGAGAGCTTCCTGAAAAATGGCAACACGTCGATCGATTAGATGCGATTTTCCACGAATCATCCCATACGCGCGAAGTCTGGGCAACGTACCGTAAGAGTCGGAGACGTGCGCCTGAGGCTCGAAGAGCCTGGAGTTCTCGTTGGTCGCGAGGACGAGTCCCTCGTTTCTGGAGAGAACGATTTGGTTGTCGATCGTCTGAGCCACGGGCTCGCTCTTGATCTCGTCCAGGAGAAATCCGCTCCCGAAGACGTCGTCCATGTGTGGACTGGGCTGCGGGACCAAGTGTCCGACCGGGTAGACCGGCTGTTTGACCTCCACCTGCGGTACCATGTCACTGACCAGTGCCGAGTACTGGGTGTGGCTCACCGGAGGCGGTTGCGCCGACTCGTTCGGCAGAGTCGTCGGGTCACCCCTGCGAAAGAGCATCGTTAATCGTCggattaaaacaaaaaaaaaaaaactctcggAGATACGGATTTTCGCGTAAAAATAGAAATCGGCATACCTGATAAGGCTGAGGTCAAAGTCATCGACGGCCCGCAGCGACTCCTCGATGTTCATCTGGCACTGCTGCAGCGAGGGAAAGCACAGCAGGGCGGCCTCGTCCTGGTACTGGCCGGTGTACTCCGGGTACTGGTAAATCTGCCCGCAGGACTCGGCGTTCTCCGTCTGCTGTCCCGCGAAGCTCCTGGAGAACGAGAAGGCCGTGCCGACGGGCGGTAGCCTCGGCGCGTTCGGCTCCTCGTTTACGTTGCTCCAACTGTTTCCACTGTTGTACATCTGCTGCCAGTCCTCGACCACGAGGACTCGAGCCATCGCCCGCTCCAGCTCCTCGTCGATGATCATCTCAGCTGCTCTCCTGCGAAGTTCGTTTATTCGAAGATTAGAGACGCAGATCTCGTGCGCGAGTGCGATGACTAGGCGTTTCCCGAAATGTGCGAGCGCGGCTATAGATTTCGTAAATTGGAGAACGCTATCTCGCGAGCCGATaagtttttcttcttttttttttttttttttcccccgATCGCCCGAGCGCCGCTTATGGAATCGCGTGTATTGCTGAAAATTCGTACGCGCGTAGTTTATTATCGGTGCCGGGGTCGAGTCAGGGTCAGATCGGCGGACCAAACTCGTTGCGAAAACCGCGgggctgtgtgtatatagagcACGTATTGGCCGTTATTTTCTCGAGCATCAGCGTAGAATAATAGAGGCGGAGATCGGTATACGTTGTAAGCGCGCGCACTATCTCTCGAGCCGAATTGAAGCTAATGACGAAACGCGCGCTAGTTACGTAATAGGCTCGGTCGCGCGTCAAATATTTCAGCTGGTATACTAGAGGATTTTGTGTAAAACTCGAGATCCGACGTACGTAGATCGAAACCGACGGCAAACGAGGCTAAAACTTATGGATGCAGAACTTACCCGAAGTA
This genomic interval carries:
- the LOC100117881 gene encoding zinc finger protein 358, with product MIIDEELERAMARVLVVEDWQQMYNSGNSWSNVNEEPNAPRLPPVGTAFSFSRSFAGQQTENAESCGQIYQYPEYTGQYQDEAALLCFPSLQQCQMNIEESLRAVDDFDLSLIRGDPTTLPNESAQPPPVSHTQYSALVSDMVPQVEVKQPVYPVGHLVPQPSPHMDDVFGSGFLLDEIKSEPVAQTIDNQIVLSRNEGLVLATNENSRLFEPQAHVSDSYGSSQSDDNSTAMYPCRWLDCGCTFTAQQRLVEHIETRHVRMDVSAHGSNRRVHRDKDAKSRDFKGSSKDLAQDDGQFACHWQGCSRDRPFNARYKLLIHMRVHSGEKPNKCPFAGCEKAFSRHENLKIHQRSHTGERPYGCQHQGCTKAFSNSSDRAKHQRTHYDTKPYACQVAGCGKRYTDPSSLRKHAKNHNDLTNGFSNESRLSYKTSANRRNSSSSSISSVASSYKKQQTPSTRHPSISSDYGSQKDSLDMFDEVELKAYPATVSPRVDHVPNNMDDGHEYIPYESVARFHVDDGSQLGFDSIGYGADEDIGDLQDLGSDIEQQFLELSNLEDSVFIGE